The following DNA comes from Lentibacillus sp. Marseille-P4043.
CGTCTCACCTTTGATTATTTTTGCGTCTACTTGCAATGTTTCCGGATTTACGCCGTTTTTCCCAGCAAAAGTAAGTAACGTTAATTGCTCTTGATATTGCTGGATAATATTTTTAACAGCATTTGAACCAATCGTATTCCCTTCATTTTGATAAACTTCCAGTGTACTGTTAACATCCTCTCCCCCAAAAATAGAATGTAACGTATCATAGGTAAAATTATCGGGTACCTCGATTACCGCTGCATAGGAATCGTCATGGAGGATCTCCTCCTTTTCTGACGATTTAGCTGTTTTTATTTGGATGACATCACGTAGTTCCTCACTTTCAAAAACGTCTTTTAGTGATTGAACCGGATTAACCTGTTCAGCACGTTGCCTAATTTGACTGATTTGTTCTTCAGGCAACGAACTTTGCTCTATTTCATAAAGAAATTGTTTGACTTGCTTATGACTGTCTCCTTGCTCAATTAAGGCGATTTTTGCATCAATGGATACGGACTCCCCATTCATAAAACTACTCAGTGAAGCACCTAAAATAGCAATTAAAATAATCGGAAGTCCAATTAAGAGGAGAAGTTGCTGCGGATTTCGAAGCAGAATTAACCCCTGTTTCTTTATAATTGACCAAATCATTTCCCCCCTCACCCCTAATCCCTTAGCGCTCTGCCTGTCAGATGCAGAAAAACATCTTCCAGTGTAGCCGTTTTACTATCAACAGAATTTAATTCAATCCCCGTACTTTCTGCAACCTTTAAAACTGTACGGAAAATGTTAACTTCCTTAGGCACTATCACTTTAACCATCTTCTCTTCTGCCATAACCCTACGAATGGTTGGTTCCTGCTTTAAAGTGTTAAGAAATTCATCATTTAATT
Coding sequences within:
- a CDS encoding ABC transporter permease translates to MIWSIIKKQGLILLRNPQQLLLLIGLPIILIAILGASLSSFMNGESVSIDAKIALIEQGDSHKQVKQFLYEIEQSSLPEEQISQIRQRAEQVNPVQSLKDVFESEELRDVIQIKTAKSSEKEEILHDDSYAAVIEVPDNFTYDTLHSIFGGEDVNSTLEVYQNEGNTIGSNAVKNIIQQYQEQLTLLTFAGKNGVNPETLQVDAKIIKGETATLHQKEAISSKEYYAVGMAVMNVLYLASTIGSFAFLERKKHVFNRIILAGVSRWTYFIGIFISGVIFSFVHLVIIFGFCWLFYDVVWSNVAGFILITLSLAFAVGGLSVLLTAISFRMKSEVITNFFSNILVAVFAFLGGSFFPIGDLSKTIQFLGNLTPNGASMTAYLSILHGDEVAVILHYLLFLVFFAIAFIVIAVLSFPKRGQTV